Proteins from a single region of Choristoneura fumiferana chromosome 27, NRCan_CFum_1, whole genome shotgun sequence:
- the LOC141443300 gene encoding protein obstructor-E-like has translation MLFAASIVALFALASATQCPPPGSVRYMVPHETDCSKFYICAHGVPLLQSCPEGTHFNSNFMVCQNPVFAGCSDELPESELECSWPDSVLFRPHPDSCGKYYVCEYGTPLVFDCPGGTEFNAELKECVWPHESNCNIGEATVPPQDGGSQNGGCVEGALSANQDCSKYNICNHGALVAQDCPPGLQWSSKVEQCVWPHESDCNNYGSDDSDSDAPENGGVEQDGSVGEDGGVADVEQDGGSGCEEGALTAHEDCNKYNKCNHGVAVAMDCPPGLHWNSILQYCDWPLTAGCV, from the exons atgctGTTCG CCGCATCCATTGTGGCGCTCTTCGCCCTCGCTTCGGCTACACAATGCCCGCCTCCCGGCTCCGTCCGCTACATGGTTCCTCACGAAACAGACTGTTCCAAGTTCTACATCTGCGCACACGGCGTACCACTACTCCAGTCGTGTCCAGAGGGCACCCATTTTAACTCCAACTTCATG GTCTGCCAAAACCCCGTCTTCGCGGGATGCTCCGACGAGCTTCCAGAGTCCGAGCTGGAGTGCAGCTGGCCCGACTCCGTGCTGTTCCGACCGCACCCCGACAGTTGCGGCAAATATTACGTCTGCGAGTACGGGACGCCGCTGGTCTTCGACTGCCCTGGAGGCACCGAGTTCAACGCCGAGCTGAAG gaATGTGTCTGGCCACATGAGTCCAACTGCAACATCGGAGAAGCAACCGTGCCGCCACAAGATGGCGGTTCACAAAATGGCGGCTGTGTGGAGGGCGCGCTGTCAGCCAATCAGGACTGCAGTAAATACAACATTTGCAATCATGGCGCACTAGTTGCGCAGGATTGCCCGCCTGGTCTGCAGTGGAGCTCTAAAGTGGAG cAATGCGTCTGGCCCCACGAATCCGACTGCAACAACTATGGTTCAGATGACAGCGACAGTGACGCGCCAGAAAATGGCGGCGTTGAACAAGATGGCAGCGTGGGAGAAGATGGCGGTGTTGCAGATGTAGAACAAGATGGCGGATCAGGATGCGAAGAAGGCGCGCTGACGGCTCACGAAGATTGCAATAAATACAACAAATGTAACCATGGTGTCGCTGTTGCTATGGATTGCCCGCCTGGACTCCATTGGAACTCGATATTGCAG TACTGCGATTGGCCGCTGACCGCTGGCTGCGTATAA